A genomic segment from Nicotiana sylvestris chromosome 1, ASM39365v2, whole genome shotgun sequence encodes:
- the LOC138873920 gene encoding secreted RxLR effector protein 161-like, with protein sequence MQDCKPGVAPVVKGDKLSKDQCPKNEVEMRTMKDVPYASVVGCLMYIQVCTRPDIAFSINILGRFSSNPGWAYWVAAKKVMRYLQRTKDFMLVYKKVDDLDLLVHSDSDFAGCQDTMTSTSEYIFMFGGGAISWKSEKQNITTTSTMEAEFIACFETESHAVWMKNFPTKLQIIDFISKPVTIFCDNSAVVFFSKNNKRTRGSKHVSLKFLKVRDMVKEGDTCIEHISI encoded by the coding sequence ATGCAAGACTGTAAACCTGGTGTTGCACCTGTTGTAAAAGGGGATAAACTTAGTAAAGATCAATGTCCGAAAAATGAAGTTGAGATGAGAACCATGAAAGATGTGCCATATGCAAGTGTTGTTGGTTGTCTGATGTACATACAGGTTTGTACAAGGCCTGATATTGCATTTTCTATTAACATAttgggaagattttcttctaaTCCTGGGTGGGCATATTGGGTGGCtgcaaagaaagtgatgagatatcTACAACGCACCAAAGACTTCATGCTGGTATACAAAAAGGTTGATGATCTGGATCTTCTTGTACATTCAGATTCTGATTTTGCAGGTTGTCAAGACACTATGACATCAACTTCTGAGTATATTTTTATGTTTGGTGGAGGTGCTATTTCTTGGAAAAGTGAAAAACAAAACATTACTACTACATCTACAATGGAAGCTGAGTTTATTGCTTGTTTTGAGACTGAATCACATGCTGTCTGGATGAAGAATTTTCCTACTAAATTGCAAATTATAGATTTTATATCTAAGCCGGTGACTATTTTTTGTGACAACAGTGCAGTTGTGTTCTTCTCTAAGAATAACAAGAGAACAAGAGGCTCTAAACATGTTAGCCTTAAGTTTCTTAAGGTCAGAGACATGGTAAAAGAAGGTGATACATGTATtgagcatattagcatataa
- the LOC104229124 gene encoding probable receptor-like protein kinase At1g11050, protein MKGDLWIVYLLFFLFSWLVSMSSAQKSTNLPATCPLDFGYVLRVPWSSSKCKVLNSTPQISNGSDIPTSSKGQCCQNLLSLFGVAMAQHLKETSLFHLPNLETSVSCIQDFQSKLNSLSLPSNLSSFCFDPFQFVITPNICASIQTTQDWTKKLGPSTVLDSGCRSDLEDFTACDGCVAAGLRVQQQLIAIDGNKSHSTDCFYFTVLYAAGIVNEFGPESSGAISCIFSIDLNESSSSKRHLALIFGLAGAGIAILCMSIMLGLYYWWNKRWRKNDDVEMEDTVSRRRMRPKTAVWFKIQELEKATDNFSQKNFIGRGGFGVVYKGTLADGTVVAVKKVIESDFQEKDEFCNEVEIISNLKHRNLVPLRGCCVTDENRIESGESERYLVYDYMPNGNLDGHLFHVNQDGKMKQPLTWPQRKNIILDVAKGLAYLHYGVKPAIYHRDIKATNILLDADMRARVADFGLVKQSREGQSHLTTRVAGTHGYLAPEYALYGQLTEKSDVYSFGVVILEIMCGRKVLDFTSGSPRAFLITDWAWSKVKAGKINEVLDAVLVKNDEDSGNANPRSIMVRFLLVGILCAHVMVALRPTILDALKMLEGDTEVPEIPDRPAPLGHPSFYNADGNTFSISPALSCLRLAAGDMLR, encoded by the coding sequence ATGAAGGGTGATTTGTGGATTGTGTATTTGttgttctttctcttttcttgGTTAGTTTCAATGTCCTCAGCTCAAAAAAGCACTAATCTTCCTGCAACTTGTCCCTTAGATTTTGGCTATGTTTTAAGAGTTCCATGGTCCAGTTCTAAATGCAAAGTTCTGAATTCAACTCCTCAGATTTCCAATGGTTCTGATATTCCTACATCAAGCAAAGGCCAGTGTTGTCAAAACCTTTTGTCCCTATTTGGTGTTGCTATGGCTCAACACCTTAAAGAAACTTCCCTTTTCCATCTGCCCAATTTAGAAACTTCTGTTTCTTGCATCCAAGATTTCCAATCAAAGCTCAATTCTTTGTCTTTGCCTTCAAATCTTTCCTCTTTCTGCTTTGACCCTTTTCAGTTTGTCATCACACCAAATATTTGTGCTTCAATTCAGACAACTCAAGATTGGACTAAAAAACTGGGGCCTTCAACTGTTTTAGATTCTGGTTGTAGGTCTGATCTTGAGGATTTTACTGCCTGTGATGGATGTGTAGCTGCTGGCCTTAGAGTTCAGCAACAGTTGATTGCAATTGATGGTAATAAATCTCATTCCACTGATTGtttttacttcacagttttgtaTGCTGCTGGTATTGTCAATGAGTTTGGTCCTGAAAGTAGTGGTGCCATATCATGTATTTTTAGTATTGATTTGAATGAAAGTTCATCAAGTAAGAGACATTTAGCTTTAATCTTTGGGTTGGCTGGAGCTGGTATTGCAATATTATGCATGTCTATTATGTTGGGTTTGTATTACTGGTGGAACAAAAGGTGGAGGAAAAATGATGATGTGGAAATGGAAGATACAGTGTCTAGGCGAAGAATGAGGCCTAAAACTGCTGTTTGGTTCAAAATTCAGGAGCTTGAAAAAGCAACAGATAATTTTTCCCAAAAGAATTTTATAGGGAGAGGTGGATTTGGAGTTGTTTATAAAGGAACATTAGCAGATGGGACTGTTGTTGCTGTCAAAAAGGTTATAGAATCTGATTTTCAAGAAAAAGATGAGTTTTGCAATGAGGTTGAGATCATAAGTAACTTGAAGCATCGTAATCTTGTGCCGCTTAGAGGGTGTTGTGTGACTGATGAGAATCGGATTGAAAGTGGGGAGAGTGAAAGATACCTGGTTTATGACTACATGCCCAATGGAAATCTTGATGGTCACTTGTTTCATGTAAATCAAGATGGAAAGATGAAGCAACCGTTGACTTGGCCTCAGAGAAAAAACATAATTTTGGATGTGGCAAAAGGATTAGCTTATCTGCATTATGGGGTAAAGCCAGCAATTTATCACAGGGACATTAAAGCAACGAATATACTGTTAGATGCTGATATGAGAGCAAGAGTGGCTGATTTTGGGTTGGTTAAGCAAAGTAGAGAAGGACAGTCTCATCTTACCACCCGTGTAGCAGGAACGCACGGTTACTTAGCTCCTGAGTATGCTCTCTACGGGCAATTGACTGAGAAGAGCGATGTTTATAGCTTTGGAGTTGTTATTTTGGAAATAATGTGTGGAAGAAAGGTCCTTGATTTCACTTCAGGGTCGCCTCGTGCTTTTCTGATCACAGATTGGGCTTGGTCGAAGGTAAAAGCTGGAAAGATAAATGAAGTTTTGGATGCTGTCCTAGTAAAGAATGATGAGGATTCAGGAAATGCAAATCCAAGGTCTATAATGGTAAGATTTCTTCTTGTTGGAATATTGTGCGCTCACGTGATGGTGGCGTTGAGGCCAACTATATTGGATGCACTGAAAATGTTGGAAGGAGATACTGAGGTTCCTGAAATTCCAGATAGGCCAGCACCTCTTGGACATCCTTCATTTTATAATGCTGATGGTAACACATTTAGCATATCACCGGCCTTGAGTTGCTTGCGACTGGCTGCTGGAGACATGCTAAGGTGA